The genome window CCTCGCAACATGAATTATATGTGGACGCTGTTAGCGGCGTATCACTAGATCTATTTAGAGATGAAATATTTGGTATAGCGGGAGAATCCGGATGCGGCAAATCAACATTCACTAAGATAATTTACGGATATCTAGAACCCCCATTAATATTAAAGGATGGAGCCGTTCACCTCTACACTAAAAAGGGGAAAGTTTTTCCGATAACGTCTTTAAGTAGAGAACAGTTAAAGAAGGATGTCTTCTGGAAGCACGTTTCTTATATACCTCAGAGCTCCATGAACGTATTGAACCCTACCATGAGGATAAGAGACCACTTCGCAGAGATGTTTAAGCTACATGCTAATATGGATAAAACAGAAGCCTACGAGGAAGCTAAAAAATATTTAGAACAAATGGGGCTTCCTAAGGATGTATTATCGGCTTTCCCCCATCAGTTAAGCGGAGGTATGAGGCAAAGAGTAGTAATATCTCTAGCGTTAATAATGAGACCGGATTTGATTTTAGCAGATGAACCAACCTCAGCTCTTGACGTTATAAATCAGCAAACGGTTTTAT of Candidatus Bathyarchaeia archaeon contains these proteins:
- a CDS encoding ABC transporter ATP-binding protein; this encodes MELVLRATNLKGGYLLNPAYATASQHELYVDAVSGVSLDLFRDEIFGIAGESGCGKSTFTKIIYGYLEPPLILKDGAVHLYTKKGKVFPITSLSREQLKKDVFWKHVSYIPQSSMNVLNPTMRIRDHFAEMFKLHANMDKTEAYEEAKKYLEQMGLPKDVLSAFPHQLSGGMRQRVVISLALIMRPDLILADEPTSALDVINQQTVLSMLKDAQESFKNTVVIVSHDMGVHGVITHRIAVMYAGRIVEVGRTEEVFEDPLHPYTQALIKALPRLGDKTQRKGLSGHPPDLRNPPPGCRFGPRCPFSGQQCKEESPTLREVKPGRFVECWLYYT